Proteins co-encoded in one Malus sylvestris chromosome 7, drMalSylv7.2, whole genome shotgun sequence genomic window:
- the LOC126629418 gene encoding uncharacterized protein LOC126629418, with protein MSWLRSAVSKAVEVGNKNNLTRTVKNYADSVVQHAGQAVAEGTKRFQDRMGGRSFRSVKKSIQRLEEAAVSCRGPERLEILRRWVLLLKEVERLKLSQGSAEKKENAPEQPAVADDPNEIRKRISLVLYYDSDVGGEPMNFREVFLQSQALEGITLSMILEAPNDEEVALLMEMFRLCLTGGTEVHHAVVSSIQDLATAFSSYEDEVLVKREELLQFAQGAITGLKINADVIRIDEEASSLKRKLDATKPPLKPSNEGHDKPSEETKLETIEALKEALTQIRACSRLEGILLKKKLLNNGDSPEIHAQKVDKLKVLSESLASSSAKAENRISDHRLQKEEAIKVRVARASEVTEREKEITAEISELEKERDDLEAKLKKVNISLAAANACLRNTREEREQFEEANNKIVSHCETKEDELSKSIASCKVEADILKTWINFLEDTWVLQRSYADMKEKQVNDELEKHEDYFLNLAIDHLSAYKKELGPSISHIGTFVENLKKLSEGSKMASSAENEDSKVLNPINNLEKEYLDHETKIITTFSVVDNIKEQFYGQRAEFSRKKDPRVKELFIDIEKLREQFDAIERPNLQLENPAPKAETSSSEKPQSDPSHVPTESTGAQKAGTDKQSGSGAVKAEQTLDTEAELAKLESEFGKVGQDYSAEEINDWEFDELEREFRSGDSSAK; from the exons ATGTCGTGGCTGAGATCGGCGGTGAGCAAGGCGGTGGAGGTTGGGAACAAGAACAACCTCACCCGCACCGTCAAGAACTATGCCGACTCTGTCGTCCAGCACGCCGGCCAAGCCGTCGCCGAGGGCACCAAACGGTTCCAGGACCGAATG GGAGGTCGGAGCTTTAGGAGTGTGAAGAAGAGTATACAGCGATTGGAGGAAGCGGCTGTGTCCTGCAGGGGGCCTGAAAGACTTGAGATACTGAGGAGGTGGGTGCTGCTGCTGAAAGAGGTTGAGAGGCTAAAGCTTTCTCAGGGTTCTGCGGAAAAGAAGGAGAATGCGCCGGAGCAGCCTGCTGTGGCCGATGACCCGAACGAGATTCGAAAAAGAATCTCTCTG GTTTTGTATTATGATTCTGATGTTGGCGGTGAACCAATGAATTTCCGCGAAGTTTTTCTTCAAAGTCAGGCTTTGGAGGGCATAACACTGTCTATG ATTcttgaagctccaaatgatgaAGAGGTTGCCCTGCTCATGGAGATGTTTAG GCTCTGTCTTACTGGAGGAACAGAAGTTCATCATGCAGTAGTGAGCAGTATACAGGACCTGGCAACAGCTTTTTCAAGCTACGAAGATGAAGTATTG GTAAAACGGGAGGAATTGCTCCAATTTGCACAAGGTGCAATTACGGGGTTAAAGATAAATGCTGATGTCATAAG AATAGATGAAGAAGCCTCTAGTCTAAAGAGGAAGCTTGATGCAACGAAACCACCTCTGAAGCCCTCAAATGAAGGTCATGACAAACCATCAGAAGAAACAAAATTGGAAACAATAGAG GCATTAAAAGAAGCACTTACACAAATTCGAGCATGTTCCAGATTAGAAGGGATTTTACTGAAGAAGAAATTGTTGAACAATGGAGATTCTCCAGAGATCCATGCTCAAAAA GTTGATAAACTGAAGGTACTATCAGAATCTCTTGCTAGCTCCTCCGCAAAAGCTGAAAATCGTATTTCAGATCACAG ACTTCAAAAAGAGGAGGCAATAAAGGTTCGTGTAGCCAGAGCAAGTGAAGTGACTGAAAGAGAGAAG GAAATAACAGCTGAGATTTCAGAGCTTGAAAAAGAAAGGGATGATCTTGAGGCAAAACTGAAAAAG GTTAATATCTCCTTGGCTGCAGCTAATGCTTGCCTTCGCAATACcagggaagagagagaacaaTTTGAGGAAGCTAACAATAAGATTGTTTCTCACTGCGAAACAAAG GAAGATGAGCTCTCGAAATCTATTGCATCATGTAAGGTAGAGGCTGATATTCTAAAGACATGGATTAATTTTCTCGAAGATACTTGGGTTCTCCAGCGCTCATATGCAGATATGAAGGAGAAGCAGGTCAA CGATGAATTGGAGAAACATGAGGACTATTTTTTGAACTTGGCCATTGACCATCTCTCTGCTTACAAG AAGGAGTTGGGGCCTTCTATCAGCCATATTGGGACGTTTGTAGAGAACCTAAAGAAATTGAGTGAGGG ATCAAAGATGGCATCTAGTGCTGAGAATGAGGATTCCAAAGTATTAAATCCAATAAATAATCTTGAGAAGGAATATTTGGACCACGAAACCAAG ATTATTACCACCTTCAGTGTAGTAGATAACATCAAAGAGCAGTTTTATGGCCAACGAGCCGAATTTTCAAG GAAAAAAGACCCGAGGGTTAAGGAGCTGTTTATTGATATTGAAAAATTAAGAGAGCAATTTGATGCTATTGAGAGACCAAATCTACAACTGGAGAATCCAGCCCCAAAAGCAGAAACTTCATCTAGTGAAAAGCCGCAGAGCGATCCATCTCACGTCCCAACAGAAAGCACAGGAGCACAGAAAGCAGGGACAGATAAGCAGTCCGGGTCAGGTGCAGTCAAGGCAGAGCAAACGCTTGACACGGAAGCGGAACTAGCTAAGCTGGAATCTGAGTTTGGCAAGGTTGGTCAAGACTACTCAGCAGAGGAGATTAATGACTGGGAATTCGATGAACTTGAAAGGGAATTCCGTTCTGGTGATTCATCAGCCAAATAG
- the LOC126630761 gene encoding uncharacterized protein LOC126630761, protein MSGPSDRRFDLNLVEEAAPPSPDNIWRPSFVSSTGPLTVGDSVMKNDMTAAVVARNLLTPKDNRLLSKRSDELAVKDSLALSVQCAGSVSNMAQRLFARTRQVESLAAEVMSLKQEIRGLKHENKQLHRLAHDYATNMKRKLDQMKETDGQVLLDHQRFVGLFQRHLLPSSSGAVPRNEAPNDQPLMPPPSRVLSSTEAPNDPPPVPSLSGALPTAETSPKQPL, encoded by the coding sequence atgtctggcccctccgaccgtcgttttgacttgaaccttgttgaagaggcagccccgccttctccagacaacatatggcgcccatccttcgtctcctcaactggtcctcttaccgttggggattccgtgatgaagaatgatatgaccgctgcggtggtggccaggaaccttctcactcccaaagataacagactactttccaaacggtctgatgagttagctgttaaggattcgctggctctcagtgttcagtgtgcaggttctgtgtctaatatggcccaacgcctatttgctcgaacccgccaagttgaatcattggcggctgaagtgatgagtctcaaacaggagattagagggctcaagcatgagaataaacagttgcaccggctcgcacatgactatgctacaaacatgaagaggaagcttgaccagatgaaggaaactgatggtcaggttttacttgatcatcagagatttgtgggtttgttccaaaggcatttattgccttcgtcttctggggctgtaccgcgtaatgaagctccaaatgatcaacctctgatgcctcctccttctagggttctgtccagtactgaggctccaaatgatccccctccggtgccttctctttctggggctctaccgactgctgagacttctcctaagcaacctttgtga
- the LOC126628865 gene encoding probable membrane-associated kinase regulator 4: MAVDHLSCDHADDDYIDMDVGSYSAFLNHSMSSPPHPREFEFQMSSTSLERDPPTTSPADELFYKGKLLPLHLPPRLQMVEKLLQNSYSSFDHQKDMFEEFYSTPLATTAPTPTTTSTPFESCNISPSESCQVSRELNPEEYILEYSTEVSSFINENPKKSWTKKFRQSLLSSKLKSSRAYLKSLFGKYSCSNESSAAAARHAHGGMVFKSEDLSKYMKTSKNPFGHTQREKYRMSASGARSFSKDKIIEDGAALHRRSFSLAIKRNSTNISTSSSSSSGSSSSSSSSNHSSGTQELQFLKRCNSASSEIESSIQGAIAHCKQSQQPFRSRKTVSEVGFYSLSASRIAVCEDQERPELCRG; this comes from the coding sequence ATGGCTGTAGACCACCTATCCTGTGACCATGCAGACGACGACTACATCGACATGGATGTCGGTTCGTACTCTGCCTTCCTCAACCATTCCATGAGCTCTCCTCCACACCCCAGAGAGTTTGAGTTTCAAATGTCATCCACTTCTTTGGAGAGAGATCCCCCCACAACTTCTCCAGCTGATGAGCTCTTTTACAAAGGGAAGCTCCTTCCCCTCCACCTCCCCCCGCGCTTACAAATGGTCGAGAAACTACTGCAGAACTCCTATTCtagttttgatcaccaaaaagaTATGTTTGAAGAATTCTATAGCACTCCATTGGCCACCACTGCCCCAACTCCAACCACAACCAGCACCCCATTTGAGTCCTGCAATATATCGCCTTCGGAGTCTTGCCAGGTTAGTAGGGAGCTGAACCCCGAAGAGTATATTTTGGAGTACTCAACTGAAGTGAGCAGCTTCATAAATGAAAACCCGAAAAAGTCTTGGACCAAAAAGTTCAGGCAGTCATTGCTTAGTTCAAAGCTGAAGTCTTCCCGGGCTTACCTCAAGTCTCTGTTTGGCAAATACAGTTGCTCCAATGAGTCCAGTGCAGCTGCTGCCAGGCATGCACATGGAGGAATGGTTTTCAAATCTGaggatttaagtaaatatatGAAGACATCCAAGAACCCATTTGGACACACTCAGAGGGAGAAATACCGAATGTCTGCCTCTGGCGCGAGGAGCTTCAGCAAAGACAAGATCATTGAGGATGGTGCTGCTCTCCACAGGAGATCATTCTCACTGGCCATCAAACGGAATTCAACGAATATCTCGACATCCTCTTCATCATCTTCGggctcttcatcttcttcatcatcttcaaatcattCAAGTGGGACTCAGGAGCTGCAGTTTCTGAAGAGATGCAACAGTGCGAGTTCCGAAATTGAGAGTTCAATTCAGGGGGCAATTGCACATTGCAAGCAGTCGCAGCAACCTTTCCGTTCAAGAAAGACAGTAAGTGAAGTTGGGTTCTACTCGTTGTCAGCTTCCAGGATAGCAGTTTGCGAGGATCAAGAAAGACCGGAGCTTTGCAGGGGCTGA